A genome region from Cucumis sativus cultivar 9930 chromosome 4, Cucumber_9930_V3, whole genome shotgun sequence includes the following:
- the LOC101219899 gene encoding 60S ribosomal protein L27-3 has protein sequence MVKFIKPNKAVVVLQGRFAGRKAVIVRNFDEGTRDRPYGHCLVAGMKKYPSKVVRKDSKKKTDKKSRVKAFIKLVNYQHIMPTRYTLDVDLKDVVNVDCLQSKVSKVAASKEIKKRLEDRFKTGKNRWFFTKLRF, from the coding sequence ATGGTGAAGTTCATCAAACCGAACAAAGCTGTTGTCGTTCTTCAAGGCCGATTTGCTGGCCGGAAAGCTGTGATCGTCCGAAACTTCGATGAAGGAACCCGCGACCGCCCCTACGGCCATTGTTTGGTAGCAGGGATGAAAAAGTACCCGAGCAAGGTCGTTCGCAAagattcaaagaaaaagacagaCAAAAAATCGAGAGTGAAGGCATTCATCAAGCTTGTGAATTACCAGCACATTATGCCGACGAGGTACACGCTCGACGTTGATCTCAAGGATGTGGTTAATGTGGATTGCTTACAGTCCAAAGTGTCGAAGGTTGCGGCGTCGAAGGAGATCAAAAAGAGACTGGAGGACAGGTTTAAGACCGGAAAGAACAGGTGGTTTTTCACCAAGCTTAGGTTCTGA
- the LOC101219660 gene encoding gamma aminobutyrate transaminase 2, giving the protein MGFNQLLRVITNPKLGSCAKDVAALRTSGERLIQVQLLSQQYATEASLQRDDNSTTDTGSGQSFKGHGMLAPFTPGWQIADVNPLVIEKSEGTYLYDINGKKYLDSLAGLWSTSLGGSEARLVAAATEQLKTLPFYHSFWNRTTKPSLELTKEILEMFTARKMGKVFFANSGSEANDSQVKLVWYYNNALGRPKKKKIISRLKGYHGSTLIAASLTGIPALHQQFDLPVPFVLHTDCPHFWRYHLPGETEEEFSTRLANNLENLILKEGPETVAAFIAEPVIGSGGVILPPATYFDKVQAVLKKYDVLFIADEVICGFGRLGTMFGCDKYNIKPDLVSIAKALSSAYIPIGGVLVSPEVSDVIHSQSNKLGNFAHGFTYSGHPVACAVALETLKIYKERNILEVVNNLAPRFQDGIKAYQNSPIIGEIRGIGLISGTEFTDNKSPNTPFPTEWGVAAYFGEVCEKYGMLVRVSGDTITMSPPFCITPEEIDEIIRIYGKALKDTEQRVKELKSQQK; this is encoded by the exons ATGGGCTTTAACCAGCTGCTTCGTGTGATTACCAATCCCAAG CTTGGTTCTTGCGCAAAAGATGTTGCTGCTCTTAGAACTTCTGGTGAGCGGCTGATTCAGGTTCAATTGCTTTCCCAGCAGTATGCTACTGAAGCATCATTGCAAAGGGATGATAATTCTACTACTGATACAGGAAGTGGTCAAAG TTTCAAAGGTCATGGTATGCTTGCTCCTTTCACTCCTGGTTGGCAGATTGCTGATGTGAATCCTTTGGTCATAGAAAAATCTGAG GGTACCTATCTTTACGACATTAACGGGAAGAAATATCTTGACTCCCTTGCTGGTTTATGGTCCACATCCTTGG GGGGAAGTGAGGCTCGGCTTGTTGCTGCTGCAACTGAACAACTAAAGACACTGCCATTTTATCATTCCTTTTGGAATCGCACAACGAAGCCTTCTCTG GAGCTAACAAAAGAAATACTAGAAATGTTTACAGCAAGGAAAATGGGGAAGGTGTTCTTTGCAAATAGTGGATCAGAAGCGAATGATTCTCAG GTAAAACTGGTCTGGTATTATAATAATGCACTGGGGcgaccaaaaaaaaagaaaataatctcTCGTTTGAAAGG GTACCATGGTTCCACACTTATAGCAGCCAGTCTTACTGG TATTCCAGCTTTGCATCAACAATTTGATCTTCCGGTTCCATTTGTCCTCCACACAGACTGTCCTCATTTCTGGCGCTATCATCTTCCTG GTGAAACCGAGGAAGAATTTTCGACGAGATTAGCTAACAATTTGGAGAATCTTATCCTGAAGGAAGGACCTGAGACT GTTGCTGCCTTTATTGCCGAACCCGTTATAGGATCTGGTGGTGTGATACTTCCTCCTGCAACATATTTTGATAAA GTCCAAGCGGTGCTGAAGAAATATGATGTTCTTTTCATTGCAGATGAG GTTATTTGTGGTTTTGGAAGGCTCGGGACGATGTTTGGATGTGATAAATACAATATTAAGCCAGACTTGGTATCAATAGCTAAG GCTCTTTCTTCTGCATATATTCCTATTGGTGGTGTCCTTGTCAGCCCTGAAGTTTCAGATGTTATACACTCTCAAAGCAATAAGCTTG GTAATTTTGCCCACGGATTTACATATTCTGGACATCCCGTTGCATGTGCTGTGGCACTTGAAACACTGAAGATATACAa AGAGAGAAATATTCTTGAGGTAGTAAATAACCTCGCTCCAAGATTTCAAGATGGTATAAAAGCCTACCAAAACAGTCCCATCATCGGAGAG ATAAGGGGTATCGGACTGATTTCAGGCACAGAATTCACAGACAACAAATCACCCAACACTCCATTTCCTACTGAATGGG GGGTAGCTGCATATTTTGGTGAAGTGTGTGAGAAGTATGGAATGCTAGTACGTGTCTCTGGGGATACTATAACAATGAGTCCTCCCTTCTGTATCACACCTGAAGAAATTGATGAG ATTATAAGAATCTATGGGAAAGCATTGAAGGATACTGAACAAAGGGTGAAGGAACTCAAATCTCAACAGAAGTAG
- the LOC116403208 gene encoding cysteine-rich and transmembrane domain-containing protein WIH1-like produces MSSAQPAGVNYPPPSSTVPTSYSAPPPAGYPTREGGDFSTPVPAETKSRGDGFWKGCCAALCCCCVLDACF; encoded by the exons ATGAGTTCTGCTCAACCTGCAG GTGTTAATTATCCTCCACCGTCGTCCACGGTGCCAACCTCTTATTCAGCTCCTCCACCGGCGGGGTATCCGACGAGAGAAGGCGGAGACTTCTCTACCCCTGTTCCGGCTGAAACAAAGTCTAGAGGCGATGGCTTTTGGAAAGGCTG TTGTGCTGCATTGTGTTGCTGCTGTGTATTGGATGCCTGCTTCTAG
- the LOC101210302 gene encoding LOW QUALITY PROTEIN: UDP-glycosyltransferase 71A15 (The sequence of the model RefSeq protein was modified relative to this genomic sequence to represent the inferred CDS: deleted 1 base in 1 codon) has protein sequence MWNECAIEFVVPSFKNPIPRKVISTMFYDKKTNEWTIIITRKFREVSGFLVNTFSEIESSAINWLANQNLPPLYTVGPILTLKGKKSPNRRNEILKWLDEQPPSSGIFNKSQSNEIANALERNRVRFIWSIRQVPLDSVLPKGFVYRTSGMGKVMGWVVQMEILEHPATGGFVSHCGWNSVLESLWNGVAVATWPMYAEQQLNTFQMAVELGVGVEVSLDYSMVGSAEEELRAEKIDAGIRKLMEGSEEMKKAVMVKSEESKKATMEDGSSFNDLNRFIDHVFHKINTC, from the exons ATGTGGAACGAATGTGCAATAGAGTTCGTCGTCCCGAGTTTCAAAAATCCGATTCCGAGGAAAGTGATTTCCACCATGTTTTACgacaagaaaacaaatgaatggACGATCATTATCACTCGCAAGTTCAGAGAAGTAAGTGGGTTTTTAGTGAACACATTTTCCGAGATCGAATCTAGTGCGATTAACTGGTTGGCCAATCAGAATCTCCCGCCGTTGTACACCGTCGGACCCATTTTGActttgaagggaaaaaaatccCCAAATCGA CGGAATGAGATATTGAAGTGGTTAGACGAGCAGCCACCGTCGTCAGGAATCTTCAACAAATCTCAAAGCAACGAGATTGCAAATGCCTTAGAGCGAAATAGAGTCCGATTCATCTGGTCCATACGGCAGGTACCACTGGATAGCGTTCTGCCGAAAGGGTTTGTGTATCGGACGAGCGGAATGGGAAAAGTGATGGGGTGGGTGGTGCAGATGGAAATATTGGAACATCCGGCGACGGGAGGGTTTGTGTCACATTGTGGGTGGAATTCAGTGCTGGAGAGTTTGTGGAACGGTGTGGCAGTGGCGACGTGGCCGATGTATGCAGAGCAACAGTTGAATACGTTTCAGATGGCGGTGGAGTTGGGAGTGGGGGTGGAGGTGTCGTTGGATTATAGTATGGTGGGGTCGGCGGAGGAGGAGTTGAGGGCAGAGAAGATTGATGCGGGGATACGAAAGTTGATGGAAGGTTCAGAGGAGATGAAGAAGGCGGTGATGGTTAAGAGTGAGGAAAGTAAGAAGGCAACAATGGAGGATGGATCTTCTTTCAATGATCTTAATCGTTTTATCGATCATgtgtttcataaaattaatacTTGTTGA